Proteins from a genomic interval of Oceanimonas doudoroffii:
- a CDS encoding FAD-dependent oxidoreductase, whose protein sequence is MPTPQRPFWLQQALEREQPAPAAPLDRHLEADVCIVGGGYTGLWSAIRLKQAEPTLNIVVLERELCGSGASGRNGGCLLTWSTKYPSLRRRYGEQEAARLVRASEQAVLEIRDFCEQHGIDAELRIDGTCYTATNGAQSGAMDRLVAVLEHAGLNSWSSLNEGELLAHTGSEAHLEGHFSPLAGSVQPALLVRGQRRVALSLGIAIFEHSPMTRLGRGRPARVETAQGSVTAGKVILALNAWTPSLFREFDKHLVLVSSDMAITTPAPAELKRLGLNHGAAVVDGRTFVHYYRSTPDGRLMLGKGGNLFAYGNRLHAAFDQPSRYRAMLKAALQRFFPGLRAGIEATWTGPSDRSATGLPFFGRLEGDGDIYYGLGYSGNGVVQSLLGAKILTSLVLGRNDEWARCGLARGPQGRFPPEPVRWLGAMTVRNAIRRKENAEDRGDMPWPWDRWLARFADAAGKADKEA, encoded by the coding sequence ATGCCAACACCACAACGCCCCTTCTGGCTGCAACAGGCTCTGGAGCGGGAGCAACCGGCACCGGCCGCCCCCCTCGATCGGCATCTTGAGGCCGATGTGTGCATCGTCGGTGGTGGCTACACCGGGCTGTGGAGCGCCATTCGGCTCAAGCAGGCAGAGCCGACACTCAATATCGTGGTGCTGGAGCGGGAACTGTGCGGCAGTGGCGCCTCGGGTCGCAACGGCGGTTGCCTGCTGACCTGGTCCACCAAGTATCCGTCACTGCGCCGGCGTTACGGAGAGCAGGAAGCCGCCCGCCTGGTGCGCGCCTCGGAACAGGCGGTGCTGGAGATTCGGGATTTTTGCGAGCAACACGGCATCGACGCAGAACTGCGTATCGACGGCACCTGCTACACCGCCACCAACGGTGCCCAGAGTGGCGCCATGGACCGCCTGGTGGCCGTGCTTGAGCACGCCGGGCTGAACAGCTGGTCCAGCCTGAACGAGGGAGAGTTGCTGGCCCACACCGGCTCCGAGGCCCACCTGGAAGGCCACTTCTCCCCCCTGGCCGGTTCGGTGCAGCCGGCGCTGCTGGTGCGTGGCCAGCGCCGGGTGGCGCTGTCCCTCGGCATTGCCATCTTTGAACACAGTCCCATGACCCGGCTCGGACGCGGCCGGCCGGCCCGGGTGGAAACGGCTCAAGGCAGCGTGACCGCCGGCAAGGTCATCCTGGCACTGAACGCCTGGACCCCGAGCCTGTTTCGAGAATTCGACAAACACCTGGTACTGGTGTCGTCCGACATGGCGATCACCACGCCGGCGCCGGCCGAGCTGAAGCGCCTCGGCCTGAACCATGGCGCCGCCGTGGTCGATGGCCGCACCTTTGTGCACTACTACCGCAGTACGCCCGACGGTCGGCTGATGCTGGGCAAGGGCGGCAACCTGTTTGCCTACGGCAACCGGCTGCATGCGGCCTTTGACCAGCCCAGTCGCTATCGGGCCATGCTGAAGGCGGCGCTGCAGCGCTTTTTTCCCGGGCTTCGAGCCGGCATTGAAGCCACCTGGACGGGGCCATCGGACCGTTCCGCCACCGGCCTGCCGTTTTTCGGTCGGCTTGAGGGCGACGGCGATATTTACTATGGCCTGGGCTATTCCGGCAACGGCGTGGTGCAGAGCCTGCTGGGCGCCAAAATACTCACCAGCCTGGTGCTGGGACGAAACGATGAGTGGGCTCGCTGCGGCTTGGCCAGGGGACCCCAGGGGCGTTTTCCTCCCGAGCCGGTGCGCTGGCTGGGCGCCATGACGGTGCGCAACGCCATTCGGCGCAAGGAAAACGCCGAAGACAGGGGTGACATGCCCTGGCCCTGGGATCGCTGGCTGGCACGCTTCGCCGATGCTGCCGGCAAGGCCGACAAGGAAGCCTGA
- the glpX gene encoding class II fructose-bisphosphatase: MRRELAIEFSRVTEAAALAGYKWLGRGDKNIADGAAVAAMRHVLNEIEISGEVVIGEGEIDEAPMLYIGEKVGLGGDEVDIAVDPIEGTRMTAMGQSNALAVMAVGEKGAFLRAPDMYMEKLIVGAGAKGAIDLNKSIEQNIKAVAKALNKPLSRFTVITLAKPRHDKAIKTMQALGVRVFAIPDGDVAASILACIPESEVDMLYGVGGAPEGVISAAVVRSLDGDMQARLLPRYEVKGPNEENLAAGQAEIERCKQMGIEVGTVLKLEDMARTDNVIFSATGITKGDLLEGISSDGNYAHTETLVIRGKSRTVRRIRSTHILSRKDAKLQDIIL, from the coding sequence ATGAGACGTGAACTGGCCATCGAATTCTCCCGGGTGACCGAAGCGGCCGCGCTGGCCGGCTACAAGTGGCTGGGCCGGGGCGACAAGAACATTGCCGACGGCGCCGCCGTGGCGGCCATGCGTCATGTGCTGAACGAGATCGAGATCAGCGGCGAAGTGGTGATTGGCGAGGGCGAAATCGACGAAGCGCCCATGCTCTATATCGGCGAAAAGGTCGGCCTGGGCGGCGACGAGGTCGATATTGCCGTGGATCCCATTGAGGGCACCCGCATGACCGCCATGGGCCAGTCCAACGCCCTGGCGGTGATGGCGGTGGGTGAAAAAGGGGCCTTTTTGCGTGCGCCCGACATGTACATGGAAAAACTCATCGTCGGCGCCGGCGCCAAGGGCGCCATCGATCTCAACAAGTCCATCGAGCAGAACATCAAGGCGGTGGCCAAGGCCCTGAACAAGCCGCTGTCGCGCTTTACCGTGATCACCCTGGCCAAGCCGCGCCACGACAAGGCCATCAAGACCATGCAGGCCCTGGGCGTGCGAGTGTTCGCCATTCCCGACGGGGACGTGGCCGCCTCCATTCTGGCCTGTATTCCGGAAAGCGAAGTGGACATGCTCTATGGTGTGGGTGGCGCCCCCGAAGGAGTGATTTCCGCCGCCGTGGTCCGCTCCCTGGACGGCGACATGCAGGCTCGCCTGCTGCCCCGTTACGAGGTCAAGGGCCCGAACGAGGAAAACCTGGCCGCCGGCCAGGCCGAGATTGAACGCTGCAAGCAAATGGGCATTGAAGTGGGTACCGTGCTCAAGCTGGAAGACATGGCCCGCACCGACAACGTCATCTTTTCCGCCACCGGCATCACCAAGGGCGATCTGCTGGAGGGCATCAGCAGCGATGGTAACTACGCCCACACCGAGACCCTGGTGATTCGGGGCAAGTCACGCACCGTACGGCGTATTCGCTCGACTCATATTCTGTCGCGCAAGGATGCCAAGCTGCAGGACATCATTCTGTAA
- the can gene encoding carbonate dehydratase, whose product MKELKHLFDNNRDWSERIKKEDPTFFEQLSLQQAPEYLWIGCSDSRVPANQLTGLLPGDVFVHRNVANLVVHTDFNCLSVVQYAVEVLKVKHIIICGHYGCGGVLAAMQNKELGLIDNWLRNIKDICHKHEDTLNAIEDQQVREDRMCELNVVEQVANLCHTTIVQNAWKQGQPLSVHGWVYGIKDGRLHDLDMCVSGMDQIPDVYRVFRQRVLGDEQ is encoded by the coding sequence ATGAAAGAACTGAAGCATCTGTTTGACAATAACCGGGACTGGTCCGAACGCATCAAGAAAGAGGATCCGACCTTTTTTGAACAACTGTCGCTGCAGCAGGCACCGGAATACCTGTGGATTGGCTGTTCCGACAGCCGAGTGCCGGCCAACCAGCTCACCGGCCTGCTGCCCGGTGACGTGTTCGTGCACCGCAATGTGGCCAACCTGGTGGTACATACGGACTTCAACTGCCTGTCGGTGGTACAATACGCCGTTGAAGTACTCAAGGTGAAGCACATCATCATCTGCGGCCACTATGGTTGCGGCGGTGTGCTGGCGGCCATGCAGAACAAGGAGCTGGGGCTCATTGACAACTGGCTGCGCAATATCAAGGACATCTGCCACAAGCACGAAGACACCCTGAACGCCATCGAAGATCAGCAGGTCAGGGAAGATCGCATGTGCGAGCTCAACGTGGTCGAGCAGGTGGCCAACCTGTGTCACACCACCATTGTTCAGAATGCCTGGAAACAGGGTCAGCCCCTGTCCGTGCACGGCTGGGTTTACGGTATCAAGGACGGCCGCCTGCACGATCTGGACATGTGCGTGTCTGGCATGGATCAAATTCCCGATGTATATCGCGTGTTCCGCCAGCGGGTGCTGGGCGACGAACAATAA
- the rpoH gene encoding RNA polymerase sigma factor RpoH — protein sequence MTTDFQRHFALVPQGSLEAYIQAVNTIPVLSAEEEKSLAERLQNDGDLASARQLVMSHLRFVVHIAKSYAGYGLPQADLIQEGNIGLMKAVKRFDPTVGVRLVSFAVHWIKAEIHEYVLRNWRVVKVATTKAQRKLFFNLRKSKKRLGWFNQQEVNRVAEDLGVSPSEVLEMESRMSAQDQAFDLASDDDEREGSFAPVHYLEDKSSDVATQVEEANWEQAASSRLRAALNALDERSQRIIQARWLDEDDKTTLQSLADEYGVSAERIRQLEKTALKKLKAAMDA from the coding sequence ATGACGACAGATTTTCAGCGCCATTTTGCCCTGGTTCCCCAGGGCAGCCTGGAGGCCTATATCCAGGCGGTGAACACCATTCCCGTGCTCAGCGCGGAGGAAGAGAAGTCCCTGGCCGAGCGGTTGCAGAACGACGGCGACCTGGCCTCGGCCCGCCAGCTGGTGATGTCGCACCTGCGCTTCGTGGTGCATATCGCCAAGAGCTATGCTGGCTACGGCCTGCCTCAGGCGGATCTTATTCAGGAAGGCAACATCGGCCTGATGAAGGCGGTCAAGCGTTTCGACCCGACCGTGGGCGTGCGTCTGGTGTCCTTTGCGGTTCACTGGATCAAGGCCGAAATTCACGAATATGTACTGCGCAACTGGCGCGTGGTCAAGGTGGCGACCACCAAGGCCCAGCGCAAGCTGTTCTTTAACCTGCGCAAGTCCAAAAAGCGTCTGGGCTGGTTCAACCAGCAGGAAGTCAACCGGGTTGCCGAGGATCTGGGCGTGTCGCCCTCTGAAGTGCTGGAGATGGAATCCCGCATGAGCGCCCAGGATCAGGCCTTTGATCTGGCTTCAGACGACGACGAGCGCGAAGGCAGCTTTGCCCCGGTGCACTACCTGGAAGACAAAAGCTCCGACGTGGCTACCCAGGTGGAAGAAGCCAACTGGGAGCAGGCCGCCAGCAGCCGCCTGCGTGCCGCCCTGAACGCCCTGGACGAACGCAGCCAGCGTATTATTCAGGCCCGTTGGCTCGACGAAGACGACAAGACCACGCTGCAGAGCCTGGCCGATGAATACGGCGTGTCCGCCGAGCGTATTCGCCAGCTGGAAAAAACCGCCCTGAAAAAACTGAAGGCCGCCATGGACGCATAA
- the ftsX gene encoding permease-like cell division protein FtsX: MSGTHKLTWHQRLVMYWVDHLRQLFASLGELWRTPLSSLMTIAVLGVSLALPASFYVLLKNAESVSSFWQSQAQISLYLKQNSAEDQVKAFQTRLEGMSEIYKVTYISPEQGLSDFSGAAGFAEALDLLEQNPLPAVLILNLSESGRQPDMAELLLADMNAEPLVATARLDMAWLARLSGIVELMRQAVVGMAVLLLAGVLLVVSNTLRLNILSCRYEIEVMKLVGATDGFIHRPFLYVGLWYGIIGGLLAWWLTLIMVFWLSHKVSALAALYQSDFTLLGLGLNESLLLVLTGTLLSLLASGFSVRRHIRAIEPA; this comes from the coding sequence ATGAGCGGTACTCACAAGCTGACCTGGCATCAGCGCCTGGTCATGTACTGGGTGGATCACCTGCGTCAGCTGTTTGCCAGCCTGGGTGAGCTGTGGCGCACGCCGCTCAGCTCGCTGATGACCATTGCCGTGCTCGGCGTCAGCCTGGCCCTGCCGGCGAGTTTCTACGTGTTGCTGAAAAATGCCGAGTCGGTAAGCAGCTTCTGGCAGAGCCAGGCCCAGATCAGTCTCTATCTCAAGCAAAACAGTGCAGAAGATCAGGTCAAGGCGTTTCAGACCCGGCTTGAGGGCATGAGCGAGATTTACAAGGTTACCTATATCAGCCCGGAGCAGGGCCTGTCCGATTTCAGCGGCGCCGCCGGCTTTGCCGAGGCGCTCGATCTGCTAGAGCAAAACCCGCTGCCGGCGGTGCTGATCCTGAACCTGTCGGAAAGCGGTCGCCAGCCCGACATGGCCGAGTTGCTGCTGGCCGACATGAACGCCGAGCCCCTGGTGGCCACGGCCCGGCTCGACATGGCCTGGCTGGCCCGGCTGTCGGGCATTGTGGAGCTGATGCGCCAGGCGGTGGTGGGCATGGCGGTGCTGTTGCTGGCCGGAGTATTGTTGGTGGTGAGCAACACCCTGCGGCTCAACATTCTCAGCTGCCGTTACGAGATCGAGGTGATGAAGCTGGTAGGCGCCACCGACGGCTTTATACACAGGCCCTTCCTCTATGTGGGGCTGTGGTATGGCATTATCGGCGGTCTGCTGGCCTGGTGGCTGACCCTGATCATGGTGTTCTGGCTCAGTCACAAGGTCAGTGCCTTGGCGGCCCTGTACCAGAGTGATTTTACCCTGCTGGGGCTGGGACTGAACGAAAGCCTGCTTTTGGTGCTGACTGGAACCCTTTTAAGCCTGCTGGCGTCCGGTTTTTCCGTGCGCCGTCACATAAGAGCCATAGAGCCGGCTTGA
- the ftsE gene encoding cell division ATP-binding protein FtsE, with protein MIRFEQVSKVYSGGFQALQKVSFHLEKGEMAYLTGHSGAGKSTLLKLISVMERPSDGQVYFNGRNVSRIARRDIPFVRRRIGMIFQDHHLIQGRTVFDNVALPLVIEGYSHHDIQRRVSAALDKVGLHGKDRYFPPMLSGGEQQRVGIARAIVNKPLLLLADEPTGNLDPELSMDILRLFEAFNRVGVSVLIATHDTGLINSQRHRTLRLNAGRMQEEVV; from the coding sequence ATGATCCGCTTCGAGCAGGTTAGCAAGGTATACAGTGGCGGCTTTCAGGCGCTGCAAAAGGTCAGTTTTCATTTAGAGAAGGGTGAAATGGCGTACCTCACCGGCCATTCGGGGGCCGGTAAAAGCACCCTGCTCAAGTTGATCAGCGTGATGGAGCGGCCCAGTGATGGCCAGGTTTATTTCAATGGCCGCAACGTCAGCCGCATTGCCCGCCGCGACATTCCCTTTGTGCGTCGGCGCATCGGCATGATTTTTCAGGATCATCACCTCATTCAGGGGCGCACCGTGTTCGACAACGTGGCGTTGCCGCTGGTGATTGAAGGCTACAGCCATCACGATATTCAGCGGCGTGTGTCGGCCGCCCTCGACAAGGTTGGCCTGCACGGCAAGGATCGTTACTTTCCGCCCATGTTATCGGGGGGCGAGCAGCAACGGGTGGGTATTGCCCGGGCTATCGTCAACAAGCCGCTGCTGCTGCTGGCGGACGAGCCTACCGGCAACCTGGATCCCGAGCTGTCGATGGACATTTTACGCCTGTTTGAAGCCTTTAACCGGGTTGGCGTGAGCGTGCTGATCGCCACCCACGATACCGGCCTGATCAATTCCCAGCGCCACCGCACCCTGCGGCTGAACGCCGGACGCATGCAGGAGGAGGTGGTATGA
- the ftsY gene encoding signal recognition particle-docking protein FtsY has protein sequence MAKKGFFSWLGFGKKKDEQPEEPQEQQTPHDAVESEAEAGHGAEVEAQLKQQEAEARAEEARLAAEAKAAEEARLAAEAKAAEEARLAAEAKAAEEARLAAEAKAAEEARLAAEAKAAEEARLAAEAKAAEEARLAAEAKAAEEARLAAEAKAAEEAQLAAEAKAAEEARLAAEAKAAEEARLAVEAKAAEEARLAAEAKAAEEAAEEARLAAEAKAAEEARLAAEAKAAEEARLAAEQAEEAARQVVEEEARLAAEAEAAEQERLAQEAEEQERLAAEAAAQAEKTPKKGFFARLKAGLLKTRQNLGSGFFGLFRGKKIDDDLFEELETQLLTADLGVETTMSIIDNLTSQASRKQLKDGEALYELLKEEMGEILAKVDQPLEINSEHKPYVILMVGVNGVGKTTTIGKLARQFQAEGKSVMLAAGDTFRAAAVEQLQVWGERNDIPVIAQHTGADAASVIYDAVEAARARKVDVLIADTAGRLQNKAHLMEELKKIVRVMQKIDPAAPHEIMLTLDAGTGQNALSQAKIFNDAVPITGITLSKLDGTAKGGVIFAVADKFGIPIRYIGVGEKIDDLRPFNASEFIEALFSRED, from the coding sequence ATGGCGAAAAAAGGTTTTTTCTCCTGGCTGGGCTTTGGCAAAAAGAAAGACGAGCAGCCGGAAGAACCACAGGAACAGCAAACACCTCATGATGCGGTGGAATCCGAAGCGGAAGCCGGTCATGGCGCGGAAGTGGAAGCGCAGCTGAAGCAACAGGAAGCCGAGGCCCGGGCGGAAGAAGCACGGTTGGCGGCCGAGGCCAAGGCCGCGGAAGAAGCGCGGTTGGCGGCCGAGGCCAAAGCCGCGGAAGAAGCGCGGCTGGCGGCCGAAGCCAAGGCTGCGGAAGAAGCACGGCTGGCGGCCGAAGCCAAGGCCGCGGAAGAAGCGCGGCTGGCGGCCGAAGCCAAGGCCGCGGAAGAAGCACGGCTGGCGGCCGAAGCCAAGGCCGCGGAAGAAGCGCGGCTGGCGGCCGAAGCCAAGGCCGCGGAAGAAGCACGGCTGGCGGCCGAAGCCAAGGCCGCGGAAGAAGCGCAGCTGGCGGCCGAAGCCAAGGCCGCGGAAGAGGCGCGGCTGGCGGCCGAAGCCAAGGCCGCGGAAGAAGCACGGCTGGCGGTCGAAGCCAAGGCCGCGGAAGAGGCGCGGCTGGCGGCCGAAGCCAAGGCCGCGGAAGAGGCCGCGGAAGAGGCGCGGCTGGCGGCCGAAGCCAAGGCCGCGGAAGAAGCGCGGCTGGCAGCCGAAGCGAAAGCCGCGGAAGAAGCACGGCTGGCTGCGGAACAGGCCGAGGAAGCTGCCCGGCAGGTGGTGGAAGAAGAAGCCCGGCTGGCCGCTGAAGCGGAAGCGGCCGAGCAGGAGCGCCTGGCGCAGGAGGCGGAAGAACAGGAGCGTCTGGCCGCCGAAGCTGCCGCTCAGGCTGAAAAGACCCCGAAAAAAGGCTTTTTTGCCCGCCTGAAGGCCGGATTGCTTAAAACCCGTCAAAACCTGGGCTCGGGCTTCTTTGGCCTGTTCCGGGGCAAAAAGATTGATGATGATCTGTTTGAAGAGCTGGAGACCCAGCTGCTCACCGCCGATCTGGGGGTGGAAACCACCATGTCGATCATCGACAACCTCACCAGCCAGGCCAGTCGCAAGCAGCTCAAGGACGGTGAAGCCCTGTACGAGCTGCTGAAGGAAGAAATGGGGGAAATCCTCGCCAAGGTCGACCAGCCGCTGGAAATCAACAGCGAACACAAGCCCTACGTGATCCTGATGGTGGGTGTGAACGGCGTGGGCAAGACCACCACCATCGGCAAGCTGGCCCGCCAGTTCCAGGCCGAGGGTAAATCGGTCATGCTGGCCGCCGGCGATACCTTCCGCGCCGCCGCGGTGGAGCAGCTGCAGGTGTGGGGCGAGCGCAACGACATTCCGGTCATTGCCCAGCACACCGGCGCCGACGCCGCCTCGGTGATTTACGATGCCGTGGAAGCCGCCAGGGCGCGCAAGGTGGACGTGCTGATTGCCGACACCGCCGGTCGCCTGCAGAACAAGGCGCACCTGATGGAGGAGCTGAAGAAGATCGTGCGCGTGATGCAGAAGATTGATCCTGCCGCGCCCCACGAGATCATGCTCACCCTGGATGCCGGCACCGGCCAGAACGCCCTCAGCCAGGCCAAGATCTTCAACGACGCCGTGCCCATTACCGGCATCACCCTGAGCAAGCTGGACGGCACCGCCAAGGGCGGCGTTATCTTTGCCGTGGCCGACAAGTTTGGCATTCCCATTCGCTATATCGGGGTGGGCGAGAAAATCGACGATTTGCGTCCCTTTAATGCCTCCGAATTTATCGAGGCGCTTTTCAGCCGGGAAGACTAA
- the rsmD gene encoding 16S rRNA (guanine(966)-N(2))-methyltransferase RsmD, whose protein sequence is MAKAKPAKKTAAASGQIRLIGGQWRGRKLPVLHSEGLRPTTDRVKETLFNWLMFDIRDRRCLDLFAGSGSLGFEALSRYAAEVVMVEKDAAVAGQLKRNLATLPAAPGAVVQADAVQFLQQPATPFDVVFLDPPFHQELLPKVCERLENHGWLADDALVYIEREQGLALPTLPTNWSLLKDKQAGQVSYQLYQREQVK, encoded by the coding sequence ATGGCAAAAGCAAAACCGGCAAAAAAAACCGCTGCGGCCAGCGGCCAGATTCGGCTTATCGGCGGCCAGTGGCGCGGGCGAAAATTGCCGGTATTACACAGTGAAGGACTCAGACCGACCACGGACAGGGTCAAGGAAACCCTGTTCAACTGGCTGATGTTTGATATTCGCGATCGGCGTTGCCTGGATCTGTTTGCCGGCAGCGGCAGCCTGGGCTTTGAGGCCCTGTCCCGTTACGCCGCCGAGGTGGTGATGGTGGAAAAAGACGCCGCCGTAGCCGGCCAGCTGAAACGCAACCTGGCTACCCTGCCGGCGGCACCGGGCGCTGTGGTACAGGCCGATGCCGTGCAATTTTTGCAACAGCCGGCAACGCCCTTTGATGTGGTGTTTCTCGATCCGCCCTTTCATCAGGAACTTCTGCCCAAAGTCTGCGAACGGCTTGAAAACCACGGCTGGCTCGCCGATGACGCCCTTGTCTATATCGAACGGGAGCAGGGTCTGGCATTGCCCACCCTGCCCACCAACTGGAGCCTGCTGAAAGACAAGCAGGCCGGCCAGGTCAGTTATCAACTCTACCAAAGGGAGCAAGTGAAATAA
- a CDS encoding DUF1145 domain-containing protein translates to MKVLNLLMRLVMLVFWAGIIYALVGPGFEEAGSMPLILGAVVLVMHVLQMLMLKQVASLLNPGAGDYLEVLVFGSFAMHRHRARLKALSEQQKR, encoded by the coding sequence ATGAAGGTACTCAACCTGCTGATGCGGCTGGTAATGCTGGTGTTCTGGGCCGGTATTATTTACGCCCTGGTCGGCCCCGGTTTTGAAGAAGCCGGCTCCATGCCGCTGATCCTCGGCGCCGTGGTGCTGGTCATGCATGTATTGCAAATGCTGATGTTGAAACAGGTTGCCAGCCTGCTGAATCCCGGCGCCGGCGATTACCTGGAGGTGCTGGTGTTCGGCTCCTTTGCCATGCACCGCCACCGTGCCCGCCTGAAAGCACTGAGCGAACAGCAAAAGCGCTGA
- a CDS encoding DUF2007 domain-containing protein — protein sequence MNDWIPVYQAAHSLEAHTLKGALESRGMAVKLQGEALAGALGELPMDVAQVTLLVQEKDWQRARTFLQDYQRKSQGTWHCGSCGEENDASFEICWRCGSGPEGPEQ from the coding sequence ATGAACGACTGGATACCGGTATATCAGGCGGCTCATAGCCTGGAGGCACATACCCTCAAGGGGGCATTGGAAAGCCGTGGCATGGCGGTAAAGCTTCAGGGAGAGGCCCTGGCGGGGGCGCTCGGTGAGCTGCCCATGGACGTGGCCCAGGTCACCCTGCTGGTGCAGGAAAAAGACTGGCAGCGGGCGCGAACGTTCTTGCAGGATTATCAGCGAAAGAGCCAGGGGACCTGGCATTGCGGGAGCTGCGGCGAGGAAAACGACGCCAGTTTTGAGATCTGCTGGCGGTGTGGTTCCGGACCCGAAGGCCCGGAGCAATAA
- a CDS encoding sulfurtransferase has protein sequence MNKLELPSALVEPQWLTRHLNHPDLVVLDASWHMPASGRNGVEEWQQRRIPGARFFDFDGRIKDQHASLPHMLPDETLFSAEVSALGIGNHQAIVIYDSLGIFASPRAWWMFRAMGHDRVAVLNGGLPAWQSEGLPLEQETPAAIEPGHFTARRQPQWIADASDVERALQDNGSRVLDARSRERFSGAAADPRPGVRPGHMPGAACLPFNELLEQGRLLPADRLADTFSPLVKAEQRLVCSCGSGVTAAILALGAELAGYDQIAVYDGSWAEWGGSAHLPVEQDA, from the coding sequence ATGAACAAACTGGAATTACCGTCGGCACTGGTGGAACCACAATGGCTGACCCGGCATTTGAATCACCCCGACCTGGTGGTGCTGGATGCCAGCTGGCACATGCCCGCCAGCGGCCGTAATGGCGTTGAGGAATGGCAACAGCGGCGCATTCCCGGCGCCCGCTTCTTTGATTTCGACGGCCGTATCAAGGATCAGCATGCCAGCCTGCCTCATATGCTGCCCGACGAGACCTTGTTCTCGGCCGAGGTCTCGGCCCTGGGCATCGGCAACCATCAGGCCATAGTGATCTACGACAGCCTGGGTATCTTTGCCTCCCCCCGGGCCTGGTGGATGTTTCGCGCCATGGGCCATGACAGGGTAGCCGTACTCAACGGTGGCCTGCCCGCCTGGCAAAGTGAGGGACTGCCCCTGGAACAGGAAACGCCCGCCGCCATTGAACCCGGCCACTTCACCGCCCGGCGCCAGCCTCAATGGATTGCCGATGCCTCCGACGTGGAGCGGGCGTTGCAGGACAACGGCAGCCGAGTGCTGGACGCCCGCAGCCGCGAGCGTTTCAGCGGTGCCGCCGCCGACCCCCGCCCCGGCGTACGCCCCGGCCATATGCCCGGCGCCGCTTGCCTGCCCTTTAACGAGCTGCTTGAACAGGGCCGCCTGCTGCCGGCCGACCGGCTGGCCGACACCTTCTCGCCGCTGGTAAAAGCCGAGCAAAGGCTGGTGTGCAGCTGCGGCTCCGGCGTGACCGCTGCCATTCTGGCCCTGGGGGCCGAGCTGGCCGGTTACGACCAGATCGCCGTGTATGACGGCTCCTGGGCCGAATGGGGGGGCTCGGCCCACCTGCCGGTGGAGCAGGACGCCTGA
- a CDS encoding YijD family membrane protein, translating into MSGNKNIRRKPILLALLVGLCGNATLATLSVSELAFSIFPIISLVLAAHMLYQEYLSVPMEGDTPVCALLSFLIGVFGYSAFLRTQFPEMGTNYLSVMITLVLVIWLAIKLGVAERPAPKAEAEK; encoded by the coding sequence ATGTCTGGAAACAAGAACATTCGCCGTAAACCCATATTGCTGGCGCTGCTTGTGGGCCTGTGTGGCAATGCCACCCTGGCTACCCTGAGCGTGAGTGAGCTGGCGTTTTCCATTTTCCCCATTATCTCGCTGGTGCTGGCTGCGCATATGCTGTATCAGGAATATCTGAGCGTTCCCATGGAAGGCGACACCCCGGTGTGTGCCCTGTTGAGCTTTCTGATCGGCGTGTTTGGTTACTCTGCCTTTCTGCGTACCCAGTTCCCGGAAATGGGCACCAACTACCTGTCGGTGATGATCACCCTGGTACTGGTGATCTGGCTGGCGATCAAGCTGGGTGTGGCCGAGCGTCCGGCCCCCAAGGCCGAAGCCGAAAAGTAA
- the fabR gene encoding HTH-type transcriptional repressor FabR has product MGVRAEQKEKTRRSLIDAAFRQLSAERSFSSLSLREVAREAGLAPTSFYRHFKDMEELGLTLVDEGGLTLRQLMRQARQRIADGGSVIQISVKTFMEFIDGSPDVFRLLLRERSGTSAAFRQAVAREIQHFTAELTDYLEEKQKTSRGYAEAQAQAMVTIVFSAGADALDMNEQERAVLAERMILQLRMIAKGADAYNKAKRL; this is encoded by the coding sequence GTGGGCGTTCGCGCAGAACAGAAAGAGAAGACCCGACGGTCTCTGATTGACGCTGCCTTTCGCCAGTTGAGTGCCGAGCGCAGTTTTTCCAGCCTGAGCCTGCGGGAAGTGGCCCGGGAAGCCGGGCTGGCGCCCACCTCCTTTTATCGTCATTTCAAGGACATGGAGGAGCTGGGTCTGACCCTGGTGGATGAAGGCGGACTGACCCTGCGTCAGCTCATGCGTCAGGCGCGCCAGCGCATTGCCGATGGCGGCAGCGTGATTCAGATTTCGGTAAAGACCTTTATGGAATTTATCGACGGCAGCCCCGATGTGTTCCGGCTGTTGTTGCGGGAACGGTCGGGCACCTCGGCGGCTTTTCGGCAGGCGGTGGCGCGGGAAATTCAGCATTTCACCGCCGAATTGACCGACTACCTGGAAGAAAAGCAGAAAACCAGCCGTGGCTATGCCGAGGCCCAGGCTCAGGCCATGGTCACCATAGTGTTCAGTGCCGGCGCCGATGCGCTGGACATGAACGAACAGGAGCGTGCCGTGCTGGCGGAACGCATGATTCTGCAACTGCGCATGATCGCCAAGGGCGCAGATGCATACAACAAGGCAAAACGGCTATAG